A single window of Longimicrobiaceae bacterium DNA harbors:
- a CDS encoding NAD(+) synthase — protein MQQRPFHSIYSHGFVRTAVCVPSLRVADPAFNAERTLALAREASERHAAVALFPELGISAYTCEDLFHQDALLDAVEAALARVVAGSAELAPLLLVGAPLRFEGKLFNCAVVVYRGRVLGIVPKSYLPNYREFYERRQFTPGRFAVAREVRFLGGTVPFGADLVFDAENVEGFALHVEICEDVWTPVPPSTWAALAGATVLANLSASNITVGKAEYRRDLCASQSGKCIAAYLYSAAGPGESTTDLAWDGHALIYENDELLAESPRFAPEEHLIVADVDLERLAQDRMRMTSFNDAVGEYRERVRAVRRVPFEFRVPEGEIPLARAVQRFPYVPAEAAVRDERCFEAYNIQVHGLMKRLSATGIEKLVIGVSGGLDSTQALIVAARTMDRLGLPRTNILGYTMPGFATSSGTKGNAHALMEALGISAHEIDIRPSAMQMLRDIGHPYAAGEPVYDVTFENVQAGERTSHLFRLANLGGAMVLGTGDLSELALGWATYGVGDQMSHYNVNTSVPKTLIQHLIRWVVRTGQFDAETGRILQSILDTEISPELVPGGSGAGEAPAQSTEEKIGPYELQDFHLYYVTRFGFRPSKVAFLAHHAWSDRERGPWPEFIAGEARREYDLPTIKRWLEVFLWRFFKTSQFKRSAMPNGPKVGSGGSLSPRGDWRAPSDSEAVVWLEELRSRVPG, from the coding sequence ATGCAGCAGCGGCCCTTCCACAGCATCTACTCGCACGGCTTCGTCCGCACCGCGGTCTGCGTCCCCTCGCTCCGGGTGGCGGACCCGGCGTTCAACGCGGAGCGCACCCTGGCGCTGGCGCGGGAGGCGTCGGAGCGGCACGCGGCGGTGGCGCTCTTCCCGGAGCTGGGGATCTCCGCCTATACCTGCGAGGACCTGTTCCACCAGGACGCGCTGCTGGACGCGGTCGAGGCCGCCCTGGCCCGCGTGGTGGCCGGGAGCGCGGAGCTCGCGCCGCTGCTGCTGGTGGGGGCGCCGCTCCGCTTCGAGGGGAAGCTGTTCAACTGCGCCGTGGTCGTGTACCGCGGCCGGGTGCTGGGGATCGTCCCCAAGAGCTACCTCCCCAACTACCGCGAGTTCTACGAGCGGCGGCAGTTCACCCCGGGCCGCTTCGCCGTCGCGCGCGAGGTGCGCTTCCTGGGCGGGACCGTCCCCTTCGGCGCGGACCTCGTGTTCGACGCGGAGAACGTGGAGGGGTTCGCGCTACACGTGGAGATCTGCGAGGACGTCTGGACCCCCGTCCCCCCCAGCACCTGGGCGGCGCTGGCGGGAGCCACGGTGCTCGCCAACCTCTCCGCCAGCAACATCACCGTGGGGAAGGCGGAGTACCGCAGGGACCTGTGCGCCTCGCAGTCCGGGAAGTGCATCGCCGCGTACCTGTACTCCGCGGCGGGCCCGGGAGAGTCCACCACCGACCTGGCGTGGGACGGCCACGCGCTGATCTACGAGAACGACGAGCTGCTCGCCGAGAGCCCGCGCTTCGCCCCGGAGGAGCACCTGATCGTGGCGGACGTGGACCTGGAGCGGCTGGCGCAGGACCGCATGCGGATGACCTCCTTCAACGACGCGGTGGGGGAGTACCGCGAGCGGGTGCGCGCCGTCCGCCGCGTCCCGTTCGAGTTCCGGGTCCCGGAGGGGGAGATCCCGCTCGCGCGGGCGGTGCAGCGCTTCCCCTACGTCCCCGCCGAAGCGGCGGTGCGCGACGAGCGCTGCTTCGAGGCCTACAACATCCAGGTGCACGGGCTGATGAAGCGCCTCTCCGCCACCGGGATCGAGAAGCTGGTGATCGGCGTCTCCGGGGGGCTGGACTCCACCCAGGCGCTGATCGTCGCCGCCCGGACCATGGACCGGCTGGGGCTGCCGCGCACGAACATCCTGGGCTACACCATGCCCGGCTTCGCCACCAGCAGCGGGACGAAGGGCAACGCCCACGCGCTGATGGAGGCGCTGGGGATCTCCGCGCACGAGATCGACATCCGCCCCTCGGCCATGCAGATGCTGCGCGACATCGGCCACCCCTACGCGGCAGGGGAGCCGGTGTACGACGTCACCTTCGAGAACGTGCAGGCGGGGGAGCGCACCTCCCACCTCTTCCGGCTGGCGAACCTGGGCGGCGCCATGGTGCTGGGGACGGGGGACCTGAGCGAGCTGGCGCTGGGGTGGGCCACCTACGGGGTGGGCGACCAGATGTCGCACTACAACGTGAACACCTCGGTCCCCAAGACGCTGATCCAGCACCTGATCCGCTGGGTGGTGCGGACCGGGCAGTTCGACGCGGAGACCGGCCGCATCCTGCAGTCCATCCTGGACACGGAGATCTCCCCGGAGCTGGTCCCGGGGGGGAGCGGGGCGGGGGAGGCGCCGGCGCAGAGCACGGAGGAGAAGATCGGGCCGTACGAGCTGCAGGACTTCCACCTGTACTACGTCACCCGCTTCGGCTTCCGGCCCAGCAAGGTGGCCTTCCTGGCGCACCACGCCTGGAGCGACCGGGAGCGCGGCCCGTGGCCGGAGTTCATCGCCGGGGAGGCGCGCCGGGAGTACGACCTTCCCACCATCAAGCGCTGGCTGGAGGTCTTCCTCTGGCGCTTCTTCAAGACTAGCCAGTTCAAGCGCTCCGCCATGCCCAACGGCCCCAAGGTGGGCTCCGGCGGCTCGCTCTCCCCGCGGGGGGACTGGCGCGCCCCCAGCGACTCCGAGGCCGTGGTCTGGCTGGAGGAGCTGCGGAGCCGGGTGCCGGGGTGA
- a CDS encoding DUF1232 domain-containing protein, whose translation MSGGWRARWRARARELKAQTFALALAARDPRVPWYAKAVLLLVVGYALSPIDLIPDFVPVLGLLDDLLLLPLGILLAVRLIPPPVWQECLARARAEPGAPGPRSRAAAAVIVALWIAALALSAWLLWPAVRGRTGQPWCCG comes from the coding sequence GTGTCCGGCGGGTGGAGGGCGCGCTGGCGTGCGCGCGCGCGGGAGCTGAAGGCGCAGACCTTCGCGCTGGCGCTGGCGGCCCGCGACCCGCGCGTGCCCTGGTACGCGAAGGCCGTGCTGCTGCTGGTGGTGGGGTACGCGCTCAGCCCCATCGACCTGATCCCGGACTTCGTCCCGGTGCTGGGCCTGCTGGACGACCTGCTCCTGCTGCCGCTCGGGATCCTCCTTGCCGTCCGGCTCATCCCCCCGCCCGTCTGGCAGGAGTGCCTGGCCCGCGCCCGGGCGGAACCGGGTGCGCCCGGGCCCCGGAGCCGGGCGGCCGCCGCCGTGATCGTGGCCCTCTGGATCGCGGCGCTCGCGCTGTCGGCGTGGCTGCTCTGGCCCGCGGTCCGCGGCCGGACCGGCCAGCCGTGGTGCTGCGGGTGA
- a CDS encoding neutral zinc metallopeptidase, producing MRWTGGRRSGNLQDRRGMRGGAIAGGGIGAVVIALIAVFMGVDPGAVLQTGPAEAPPPGARPGVAPTDSMGQFVDYVLANTEDVWNQVLPQATGREYREPQLVLFSGATPTACGTGQSAMGPFYCPLDNSVYIDLSFYRDLRSQLGAPGDFAQAYVIAHEVGHHVQNLLGISDRVHQARQGLGRAEGNELSVRLELQADCFAGVWGHHAPRTGQVVLEEGDIEEALTAASAIGDDRLQQQGQGQVVPESFTHGTSEQRVRWFRRGFESGDPRTCDTFEAARL from the coding sequence ATGCGCTGGACCGGAGGACGGAGGAGCGGCAACCTGCAGGACCGCCGGGGGATGCGCGGCGGCGCCATCGCCGGGGGCGGGATCGGGGCGGTGGTGATCGCCCTGATCGCCGTGTTCATGGGGGTGGATCCCGGCGCGGTGCTCCAGACCGGCCCGGCGGAGGCCCCGCCGCCCGGCGCGCGGCCCGGGGTGGCGCCCACGGACTCCATGGGGCAGTTCGTGGACTACGTCCTGGCGAACACGGAGGACGTGTGGAACCAGGTCCTCCCCCAGGCCACCGGGCGGGAGTACCGGGAGCCGCAGCTGGTGCTCTTCAGCGGGGCGACGCCCACGGCGTGCGGCACCGGCCAGTCCGCGATGGGGCCGTTCTACTGTCCGCTGGACAACAGCGTCTACATCGACCTGAGCTTCTACCGCGACCTGCGCAGCCAGCTCGGCGCACCGGGCGACTTCGCGCAGGCGTACGTGATCGCCCACGAGGTGGGGCACCACGTCCAGAACCTCCTGGGGATCTCCGACCGGGTGCACCAGGCGCGGCAGGGGCTCGGCCGCGCCGAGGGGAACGAGCTCTCCGTGCGGCTGGAGCTGCAGGCGGACTGCTTCGCCGGGGTCTGGGGACACCACGCGCCGCGGACCGGCCAGGTGGTGCTGGAGGAAGGCGACATCGAGGAGGCGCTGACCGCCGCCAGCGCCATCGGCGACGACCGGCTGCAGCAGCAGGGCCAGGGGCAGGTGGTGCCGGAGAGCTTCACGCACGGCACCTCGGAGCAGCGGGTGCGCTGGTTCCGCCGCGGCTTCGAGAGCGGCGACCCGCGCACCTGCGACACCTTCGAGGCCGCGCGGCTGTAG